In Arthrobacter sp. Soc17.1.1.1, the following are encoded in one genomic region:
- a CDS encoding TerC family protein translates to MDVPLWVWFAVIGFILIMLVVDLVAHRKAHVISVREAAAWSAVWVFFGVAFGAIVWRFWGAEFGQQYFAGYLIEKSLAVDNVFVWAIIFTFFAVPREYQHRVLFFGVLGALVFRAIFIAAGSAIIASAGWVLYLFAAFLLFTGYRMLIQRNEHIDPSKSRALKLFRRYVPMTDAFHGQRFLIRKNGILLATPLLAVLVLVEVTDIVFAVDSIPAIFAVTDEVFLVFTANAFAILGLRAMYFLLADLIHRFVYLKIGLAIVLIWVGIKMALKIDLYYIPTTISLAVITTILTVSIAASLIKTRGQGRHEPPAPAEAPFRTAEPEELAELEPLWKRTRRETTAKAPSPGASRAASVDAAPAPDADQDPVDDAAHSGDQSTPGRSSSGDHFDAPRH, encoded by the coding sequence ATGGACGTCCCGTTGTGGGTCTGGTTCGCCGTCATCGGCTTCATCCTGATTATGCTCGTCGTCGATCTCGTTGCCCACCGTAAAGCCCATGTGATCAGCGTCCGTGAGGCCGCGGCCTGGTCGGCTGTTTGGGTGTTCTTCGGCGTCGCGTTCGGCGCCATCGTGTGGCGGTTCTGGGGGGCCGAGTTCGGTCAGCAGTACTTCGCCGGCTACCTCATCGAGAAGTCCCTGGCCGTGGACAACGTCTTCGTCTGGGCCATCATCTTTACGTTCTTCGCCGTCCCCCGCGAGTACCAGCACCGGGTCCTGTTCTTCGGGGTCCTCGGCGCCCTGGTCTTCCGGGCGATCTTCATCGCCGCCGGATCCGCGATCATCGCCAGCGCCGGCTGGGTCCTCTACCTGTTCGCCGCGTTCCTGCTCTTCACCGGGTACCGGATGCTCATCCAGCGTAACGAACACATCGACCCCTCAAAATCCCGTGCCCTGAAACTCTTCCGCCGCTACGTGCCCATGACCGATGCCTTCCATGGCCAGCGGTTCCTCATCCGCAAGAACGGGATCCTGCTCGCCACCCCGCTTCTAGCGGTCCTGGTCCTGGTCGAAGTCACCGACATCGTTTTCGCCGTGGACTCCATTCCTGCGATCTTCGCCGTCACCGACGAGGTGTTCCTCGTCTTCACCGCCAACGCCTTCGCGATCCTGGGTCTGCGCGCCATGTACTTCCTCCTGGCCGACCTCATCCACCGCTTCGTGTACCTCAAGATCGGACTCGCGATCGTCCTGATCTGGGTGGGCATCAAGATGGCCCTGAAGATCGACCTCTACTACATCCCCACCACGATCTCCCTCGCCGTCATCACCACCATCCTCACCGTCTCCATCGCGGCCAGCCTCATCAAGACCCGCGGCCAGGGACGCCATGAACCACCTGCGCCCGCCGAAGCGCCCTTCCGCACCGCGGAACCCGAGGAACTGGCAGAACTCGAGCCCCTGTGGAAGCGAACCCGCCGGGAAACCACAGCCAAGGCCCCATCACCTGGCGCCTCGCGTGCCGCATCAGTCGATGCTGCGCCGGCACCTGACGCTGATCAGGATCCGGTGGACGATGCCGCACACAGCGGTGATCAAAGCACACCGGGTCGCTCCTCCAGCGGTGACCACTTCGACGCACCGCGCCACTAG
- a CDS encoding M48 family metalloprotease yields the protein MTTPHDRRAGDDLLQEARAIVERAAEQAGLPTPAVTFAAPIDKPGAPRANAEYKVIRGVPMIKVTEAALRELPSDLLRFLLLHEVGHFADEAWWKRNTRQFLAGMGFAVLLALGGVVVGPIGENFGAGYAPGLAIFAVSLIVAGALGLIYLANSRTNELRADRFAGRQHGNLLSARDLFEVWDREAPERVWGRGLLLLVRSHPYRATRLEAIEAELNRQDPPATRRT from the coding sequence GTGACAACGCCACACGACCGACGAGCCGGCGATGACCTCTTACAGGAAGCCCGCGCCATCGTTGAGCGAGCCGCGGAACAGGCAGGTCTTCCAACACCGGCGGTCACCTTTGCCGCACCAATAGATAAGCCGGGCGCACCCCGGGCGAACGCCGAGTACAAGGTGATCCGGGGAGTGCCAATGATTAAGGTCACCGAGGCCGCCCTGCGCGAACTGCCGTCCGACCTCCTTCGGTTCTTGCTGTTACACGAGGTGGGCCACTTCGCCGACGAGGCATGGTGGAAGAGGAATACCCGTCAGTTCCTCGCAGGAATGGGTTTCGCAGTACTCCTAGCACTCGGGGGAGTGGTCGTGGGCCCGATCGGGGAGAACTTCGGTGCCGGATACGCCCCCGGCCTGGCCATCTTCGCTGTCAGTCTCATCGTCGCAGGCGCACTAGGCCTCATCTACTTAGCAAACAGTCGAACGAACGAGTTGCGAGCGGATCGTTTCGCTGGGCGCCAGCACGGCAATCTGTTGAGTGCTCGCGATCTGTTCGAAGTGTGGGATCGAGAAGCACCAGAACGCGTGTGGGGCCGGGGTCTGCTGCTCCTGGTTCGAAGCCACCCATACCGAGCCACGCGACTTGAAGCCATCGAAGCCGAACTCAACCGGCAAGACCCGCCAGCGACCAGGAGAACATGA
- a CDS encoding DUF7793 family protein: MTSVSASTTNAEDYRIVRLDRCAVFVSMARPMSITEQDALQILHNSFELTQHRQYAVLVDVGLVNDVTPAARRVFSSARNILVAAMLGSSSMDRVLAAPYEHAVYPSEYFTDKDEALLWLRLMHDRLCQDPVKHTLSLTIDLDPFRPRPQSASSYSSN, encoded by the coding sequence ATGACCAGCGTCAGCGCATCCACCACCAATGCCGAGGACTACAGGATCGTGCGTTTGGACCGGTGCGCGGTCTTCGTGTCCATGGCCCGCCCAATGTCCATCACGGAGCAGGACGCCTTACAGATCCTGCACAACAGTTTCGAACTCACCCAGCACCGCCAATACGCCGTCCTGGTCGATGTGGGCCTGGTCAATGATGTAACGCCTGCGGCACGCCGGGTGTTCTCCTCGGCCCGGAACATCCTGGTCGCTGCGATGCTCGGCAGCAGCTCCATGGACCGTGTGCTCGCGGCTCCGTACGAGCATGCCGTTTACCCGTCGGAGTACTTCACCGACAAGGACGAAGCCCTCCTGTGGCTGCGCCTGATGCACGACCGCCTCTGCCAGGACCCGGTCAAACACACGCTGAGCCTGACAATCGACCTGGACCCCTTTAGGCCCCGCCCCCAGTCGGCATCCTCCTATTCCAGTAACTAG
- a CDS encoding helix-turn-helix transcriptional regulator, producing the protein MTPPEQRGAHAHSWTFLTNHGHVLIVVAGDPSALVDDIAARVGITGRATLHILKDLEDTGYLQRIKEGRRTRYVINAHQHFRHPAIAHQEVDALLSIFGSTATTTRKDRT; encoded by the coding sequence ATGACGCCACCAGAGCAACGAGGTGCCCACGCCCATTCGTGGACTTTCCTGACGAACCACGGGCATGTCCTCATCGTGGTCGCTGGGGACCCGAGCGCCCTGGTCGATGACATAGCCGCACGGGTCGGGATCACCGGCAGGGCCACCTTGCACATCCTGAAGGACCTGGAGGACACGGGATACCTGCAGCGCATCAAGGAAGGACGGCGCACACGCTATGTCATCAACGCGCACCAGCACTTTCGCCACCCAGCGATCGCTCATCAGGAAGTCGACGCACTCCTATCGATCTTCGGATCAACCGCTACAACGACACGGAAGGACAGAACGTGA
- the heR gene encoding heliorhodopsin HeR, whose amino-acid sequence MSPHSFRRLRRINVVAGSLHLLQAVIFTIILAMLDNQVTFPVTADYLAGPPGFPLPPERVELFAVNVGAGVVVFVALSALFHFAVASPAFFPRYEAGLRVQHNYFRWVEYSLSSSVMIWLIAQTTGITDIAALICLFAVNAAMIGFGALQEKYERPGSGNFLPFILGSLAGIVPWIAILIYFLSIGSTSAAEPPAFVYGIIISLFLFFNIFAINQLLQYRQVGPWRDYLYGERAYIILSLIAKTALAWQVFSGAIIPALTN is encoded by the coding sequence GTGAGCCCTCATAGCTTCCGTCGACTGCGACGCATCAACGTCGTAGCCGGCTCGCTGCACCTCCTGCAGGCCGTGATCTTCACGATCATCCTGGCGATGCTCGACAACCAGGTCACGTTTCCCGTCACCGCGGACTACCTGGCAGGACCGCCCGGATTCCCGCTCCCGCCCGAGCGCGTGGAACTCTTCGCGGTCAACGTGGGCGCCGGCGTCGTGGTGTTCGTGGCACTGTCCGCCCTCTTCCACTTCGCGGTTGCCTCACCGGCATTCTTTCCGCGCTACGAAGCCGGCCTGAGGGTCCAACACAACTACTTCCGCTGGGTCGAGTACTCGCTAAGCTCGTCCGTGATGATCTGGCTCATCGCGCAAACCACCGGAATCACCGACATCGCAGCCCTCATCTGCCTGTTCGCCGTCAATGCGGCGATGATCGGCTTCGGCGCCCTTCAAGAGAAGTATGAGAGGCCCGGTAGCGGCAATTTCTTACCCTTCATCCTCGGATCACTGGCGGGGATCGTGCCCTGGATCGCCATTTTGATCTACTTCCTGTCCATCGGATCTACGAGCGCGGCGGAACCGCCCGCCTTCGTCTACGGGATCATCATCTCGCTGTTCCTGTTCTTCAACATTTTCGCCATCAACCAGCTGCTCCAGTACCGGCAGGTCGGTCCCTGGCGTGACTACCTGTACGGCGAACGCGCGTACATAATCCTCAGCCTCATCGCCAAGACCGCCCTAGCCTGGCAGGTGTTCTCCGGCGCGATCATCCCTGCCCTGACTAACTGA
- a CDS encoding ASCH domain-containing protein, with translation MTEPPLPNAEFGFPGPLRDSLVASILSGTKTTTTSLLVEYAVEGDPLPAVGRRQAVIDSAGQPVAIIETVQVDQARLDQVPLRHVIDEGEGHITVAQWRVDHEQYWHGEEMRSYLTDPAFTVRDETAVILERFQLVN, from the coding sequence ATGACTGAGCCACCGCTACCTAACGCCGAGTTCGGGTTCCCAGGGCCGCTTCGAGACTCGCTGGTCGCGTCCATCCTGTCGGGTACAAAGACCACGACGACATCGCTGCTTGTGGAGTACGCCGTCGAAGGTGATCCGCTACCAGCAGTGGGAAGGAGGCAGGCAGTGATTGATTCGGCGGGACAGCCTGTCGCCATCATCGAAACAGTGCAGGTCGACCAAGCGAGATTGGATCAGGTACCACTCCGCCATGTCATTGATGAGGGAGAGGGGCATATCACCGTCGCTCAGTGGCGTGTAGATCACGAGCAGTACTGGCACGGTGAAGAGATGCGCTCTTACCTAACGGACCCTGCGTTTACGGTCCGCGATGAGACTGCAGTGATTCTCGAACGCTTTCAGCTCGTCAACTAG
- a CDS encoding helix-turn-helix transcriptional regulator — protein MPSAPTNRPTTPVDLYTSRRTARRHPWTFLTQHGHVLLVVATDPHPLVENIAATVGISPRKTLQILKDLEDTGYLYRMREGRRTRYTIDPHKHFRHPATSHKEIGALLAIFTQSPADTRY, from the coding sequence ATGCCATCAGCGCCCACCAATCGACCCACCACACCAGTCGACCTGTACACCAGCCGCCGCACCGCCCGACGACACCCGTGGACGTTTCTCACCCAGCACGGGCATGTGTTGCTGGTCGTCGCGACGGACCCGCACCCCCTGGTCGAGAACATCGCCGCCACGGTCGGCATCAGCCCACGCAAGACACTGCAGATCCTGAAGGATCTGGAGGACACCGGGTACCTGTACCGGATGCGGGAGGGACGGCGCACCCGCTACACCATCGACCCACACAAGCACTTCCGCCACCCGGCGACCTCGCACAAGGAGATCGGTGCGCTCCTGGCGATCTTCACTCAATCGCCAGCCGATACACGCTATTAG
- a CDS encoding MerR family transcriptional regulator has product MHPFQAPPRQVLIGDAAAFVGITPRAIRHYHQVGLLPERERGGDGRRYGYEEIIRLLWIRRVADAGIALDDIRDAFDGAAPGGGDGEDEMAGVLARLEDTLAAQEAELQRKRASVQRMQTLGSRLGLLDGIVSGRLEGAPEGSLRQDDLDVLLVTERIFGPLGAAVQAGRFLALAADPALRAESDRIDAAEAALDDTVAVDDPRVAQVAAERRTFETALMRVIEESGQVEKENALFDAWEKLHPPEDADAAPGPKPPEGSRVRSAAEVIQSMPYDFSPARLRCMELAVQLGAPEAPEPTP; this is encoded by the coding sequence ATGCACCCGTTTCAGGCCCCACCCCGACAGGTCCTGATCGGTGACGCTGCTGCGTTCGTCGGTATCACTCCCCGGGCGATCCGCCACTACCACCAGGTCGGATTGCTTCCCGAGCGGGAGCGGGGCGGCGACGGCCGCCGATACGGCTACGAGGAAATCATCCGGCTGCTCTGGATCCGACGCGTGGCCGACGCCGGGATCGCTCTCGACGATATCCGCGACGCCTTCGACGGCGCCGCACCGGGCGGTGGCGACGGCGAGGACGAGATGGCAGGCGTCCTCGCTCGACTGGAGGACACCCTCGCCGCTCAGGAGGCCGAGTTGCAGCGAAAGCGCGCCTCGGTGCAACGCATGCAGACGCTCGGCAGTCGACTGGGACTGCTCGACGGTATAGTTTCCGGCCGCCTCGAGGGCGCACCCGAGGGCTCGCTACGCCAGGACGACCTGGACGTCCTGCTGGTCACCGAACGGATCTTCGGTCCGCTCGGCGCCGCCGTCCAGGCCGGCCGCTTCCTCGCTCTGGCCGCCGATCCGGCCCTGCGGGCGGAGTCCGACCGGATCGACGCCGCCGAGGCGGCCCTGGACGACACTGTCGCCGTCGACGACCCACGCGTGGCGCAGGTGGCGGCCGAACGGCGCACTTTCGAAACCGCGCTGATGCGCGTCATCGAGGAGTCCGGCCAGGTGGAGAAGGAGAACGCACTCTTTGACGCCTGGGAAAAGCTGCACCCGCCCGAGGACGCCGACGCAGCGCCCGGCCCCAAGCCGCCAGAAGGCTCCCGCGTCAGGAGCGCGGCGGAAGTCATCCAGAGCATGCCCTACGACTTCTCCCCGGCCCGCCTCCGCTGCATGGAGTTAGCGGTGCAACTCGGAGCACCCGAGGCGCCGGAGCCGACGCCCTAG
- a CDS encoding LamG domain-containing protein has protein sequence MINDGRIVFGIYPGAVRYIFGPRPYNDGAWHHVVATLSSAGMTLYVDGLLVASDTRYRDAEPYSGYGQIGAGTLPRWPSPPTSNYFAGTLDETAIYTQALSATQVAAHYNARQEGQDAQRRLPLGSDRTDLIQVGPGCCRSVRARPG, from the coding sequence ATGATCAATGATGGTCGCATTGTCTTCGGCATCTACCCGGGCGCCGTCCGGTACATCTTCGGCCCGCGCCCCTACAACGACGGAGCATGGCATCACGTCGTCGCGACCCTCTCCAGCGCAGGTATGACCCTTTACGTCGACGGTCTCCTCGTCGCCTCCGACACCAGGTACCGCGACGCCGAACCCTACAGCGGGTACGGGCAGATCGGGGCCGGAACCCTGCCACGATGGCCCTCCCCACCCACCAGCAACTACTTCGCCGGCACCCTCGACGAAACCGCTATCTACACCCAGGCCCTGTCCGCCACACAGGTAGCCGCGCACTACAACGCCCGACAAGAGGGGCAAGACGCTCAGCGCCGCCTACCACTCGGCTCTGACCGGACCGACCTCATCCAGGTTGGTCCGGGGTGTTGCCGATCAGTTAGGGCTCGACCCGGTTAG
- a CDS encoding AAA family ATPase gives MAFDRFPIRRLTEHPAHTLDRRTWPATLAPVTTILDHGLDLGPATVLVGENGSGKSTIIEAIALAYGLSPEGGSTGAQHRTRSTESVLADHLQLVRNAGTTRRGYFLRAETMHGFFTYLESHPSTNGPDVPFHEMSHGESFLELVVDRFRGSGLWVLDEPESALSFSGCLALLGVLKELVASGKSQVILSTHSPLLAALPGARIYEVGSWGLRPQRWKDLELVTSWQAFLSSPERYLRHL, from the coding sequence ATGGCCTTCGATCGTTTCCCAATCCGAAGACTGACCGAGCACCCCGCCCATACCCTTGACCGTCGGACCTGGCCGGCGACCTTGGCACCGGTGACGACGATCCTTGATCACGGACTCGATCTTGGTCCAGCAACCGTCCTGGTCGGTGAGAACGGATCCGGGAAGTCCACGATCATCGAGGCGATCGCGTTGGCTTATGGGCTGTCTCCCGAGGGAGGGTCGACCGGAGCACAGCACCGGACGCGTTCCACAGAGTCAGTTCTAGCGGATCATCTTCAACTGGTCCGCAACGCCGGCACCACCCGTCGCGGGTACTTCCTGAGGGCGGAAACCATGCACGGGTTCTTCACGTACCTTGAGTCACATCCGAGCACGAACGGCCCGGACGTTCCTTTTCATGAGATGTCCCACGGTGAGTCGTTCCTCGAGCTAGTGGTCGACCGGTTCCGAGGCTCAGGTCTTTGGGTCCTTGATGAGCCGGAATCCGCCCTGTCGTTCTCCGGTTGTCTGGCCTTGCTCGGCGTGCTGAAAGAACTCGTCGCGTCCGGGAAGTCCCAGGTGATTCTCTCCACCCACTCACCCCTCCTGGCGGCCCTGCCCGGCGCCCGGATCTACGAAGTTGGCAGCTGGGGTTTACGTCCTCAACGGTGGAAGGACCTCGAACTAGTCACGAGTTGGCAAGCTTTCCTCAGTTCACCCGAGCGCTATCTCAGGCACCTCTAG
- a CDS encoding DUF3040 domain-containing protein, giving the protein MALSDEERSRFEELELRFAIEDSERAPRLQHPNFPHPPRRRKAAFIMIVVGMLTVITSIALSAPAIGVAGFVIMVAGGIVGTPPPPPEQRDTSPPGPTRPSGPQSSTKPL; this is encoded by the coding sequence ATGGCACTATCGGACGAAGAACGCTCCCGGTTCGAGGAGCTCGAACTGCGTTTCGCGATCGAGGATTCTGAGCGCGCCCCGCGCCTGCAACACCCAAATTTCCCGCACCCCCCACGACGTCGCAAAGCAGCGTTCATCATGATCGTCGTAGGGATGCTCACCGTGATCACCTCCATAGCACTGTCCGCCCCAGCTATAGGTGTCGCCGGTTTCGTCATCATGGTCGCCGGCGGCATCGTAGGAACACCACCGCCTCCACCAGAACAAAGGGACACATCACCGCCGGGTCCGACACGTCCGTCGGGTCCGCAGTCGAGTACGAAGCCCCTTTAA
- a CDS encoding dTMP kinase: MIIVLTGIDGAGKTTAGQMLAQQLSAAEYPAVFTKNSSGRRSITAWCGRRKIKPPVRLLDTVETSIRCINVLISHLRARPGSRVVIMDRYLYCQAALRQARGLKSGWFLPFLSKALPTPDIVFYFDVPPDIAYSRIRRRAADTETLEHLHAFDEAYRELVEFPSFITIDASNPAGQLVEAMLQELGVCGLGLPS; the protein is encoded by the coding sequence ATGATCATCGTTCTGACCGGAATCGACGGGGCGGGCAAGACGACGGCCGGGCAGATGCTCGCGCAGCAGCTTAGCGCGGCCGAGTATCCTGCGGTCTTCACCAAGAACAGTTCTGGGCGGCGGAGCATCACGGCCTGGTGTGGTAGGCGGAAAATCAAGCCCCCGGTGCGCCTGCTCGATACTGTCGAGACGAGTATCCGCTGCATTAACGTGCTCATCTCTCACCTGCGCGCCCGGCCAGGTAGCAGGGTCGTCATCATGGACCGATACCTGTACTGCCAGGCGGCATTGAGGCAAGCGAGGGGCCTGAAATCAGGCTGGTTCCTGCCCTTCCTGTCCAAGGCCCTGCCTACCCCCGACATCGTCTTCTACTTCGACGTGCCACCCGACATCGCCTACAGCAGGATCCGACGGCGGGCCGCGGACACCGAGACCCTCGAGCACCTCCACGCCTTCGACGAGGCCTACCGGGAGCTCGTAGAATTTCCGTCCTTCATCACCATCGACGCCAGCAACCCTGCCGGGCAACTCGTCGAGGCCATGCTGCAGGAACTCGGTGTGTGCGGTCTGGGGCTCCCCTCATGA
- a CDS encoding recombinase family protein has product MTQHFGQRIGYARVSSVDQNLARQLTSLGNVDRLFEEKQSGAQRSGRAALAEMIGYARHGDTVVVSSMDRLARSVIDLNQIVGELTAKGVTVEFIAERVTFTPGGADPFAEFQLNIMASFAQLERAITRERQADGIRAAKERGAYQGRSRKLTDDQLLEARTLIEARVPKAEVARRLNIDRTTLYRALDRAASA; this is encoded by the coding sequence ATGACGCAACACTTTGGGCAGCGGATTGGGTATGCCCGCGTGTCGAGCGTTGACCAGAATCTTGCCCGTCAGCTAACCAGCCTCGGCAATGTCGATCGACTGTTCGAGGAGAAGCAATCTGGGGCGCAACGATCCGGCCGGGCCGCTCTCGCAGAGATGATCGGATACGCCCGCCACGGTGACACCGTCGTTGTGTCATCCATGGACAGGTTGGCGCGATCGGTCATCGACCTCAACCAGATAGTGGGGGAGTTGACCGCGAAGGGTGTGACTGTGGAGTTCATCGCCGAACGGGTTACGTTCACCCCTGGCGGCGCGGATCCGTTCGCAGAGTTCCAGCTGAACATCATGGCGTCCTTTGCGCAGCTGGAGCGAGCAATCACCAGGGAACGGCAAGCCGACGGCATCAGGGCGGCGAAGGAACGCGGCGCTTACCAGGGCCGATCCCGCAAGCTTACTGACGACCAGCTGCTCGAGGCCCGAACTCTGATCGAGGCGCGCGTACCGAAGGCCGAAGTCGCCCGACGCTTGAACATCGATCGCACAACCCTGTACCGGGCGCTGGATCGGGCTGCTTCCGCGTGA
- a CDS encoding GNAT family N-acetyltransferase, with product MTIAPLAPTDFLTPTIDAVLPAGWDSDQSLVSRDLSDVSTRELRVLCNQLYRSLDMDFPPYGAQEDYAMVAEELEQREARARQRIEPAAPVSAPRETFRDNPLGSRFEFFHDGVMSGYVKYDLRAGHIWLLETVVTEPYRGRGLESVLIREALLNAHQRRLKAIPYCPHAQAFLTANPQFTTLIPTS from the coding sequence ATGACTATCGCCCCGCTTGCGCCCACCGATTTTTTGACACCAACCATCGATGCTGTTCTGCCGGCTGGGTGGGACAGTGATCAGTCACTGGTATCCCGGGACCTCTCCGACGTGTCCACCCGCGAGCTCCGAGTGCTGTGTAACCAGCTATACAGGTCGCTGGACATGGACTTTCCGCCCTATGGGGCGCAGGAGGACTACGCTATGGTCGCCGAAGAGCTTGAGCAGCGGGAAGCCCGTGCACGGCAACGAATTGAACCGGCCGCGCCCGTCAGTGCGCCACGCGAGACGTTCCGGGACAATCCCTTGGGCTCACGGTTCGAGTTCTTTCATGACGGAGTGATGTCCGGGTACGTGAAATACGACCTGCGAGCAGGGCACATCTGGCTCCTGGAAACGGTGGTGACCGAACCCTACCGAGGCCGAGGACTTGAGTCGGTCCTCATCCGGGAGGCTCTGCTGAACGCCCACCAGCGCCGCCTCAAAGCCATCCCGTACTGCCCGCATGCACAAGCTTTCCTCACCGCAAACCCACAGTTCACCACACTGATTCCCACAAGCTAA
- a CDS encoding ANTAR domain-containing protein yields MAESVESGPDRYVDPIGQRIDNLVAALRREVDKVEQLGEALTSRDVIGQAKGILMERFEIVEDEAFAMLQDTSNRTNVKLHDVARRLVRERVINWHS; encoded by the coding sequence ATGGCGGAAAGTGTGGAGTCGGGTCCTGATCGGTATGTAGACCCGATAGGACAGCGGATAGATAATCTTGTGGCTGCCCTGCGCCGGGAGGTCGACAAGGTTGAACAGCTGGGCGAAGCTCTCACCAGCAGGGATGTTATCGGTCAGGCCAAGGGGATTTTGATGGAGCGATTCGAGATTGTCGAGGATGAGGCGTTCGCGATGCTGCAGGACACCAGCAACCGGACGAATGTGAAGCTCCACGATGTGGCTCGCCGGCTCGTGCGGGAGCGAGTGATTAACTGGCATTCTTAG
- a CDS encoding alpha/beta fold hydrolase, with product MLQVLGEGGQAVLLLPGGGEAVDGFFPGLVEGLIAEPGCRVILYDRPGTAASEVGGGLADATDAIHTVLTGLSVGPVVVIGQSLGGAVAMLLARDHPEDVAGLVLLDPTPVNDVKLARQVERTASVTAALSKAPGLGRALRALLRSSATRSATRHSMTPAARAAALTIADVDLPRLSAAATGLERIAQSFTATQLPLVPAAVVTADRRPGSSLRRAHQRVAAALDTPLVSWPGAVHEVHLSHEREVLAVSRTVVRSVIAA from the coding sequence ATGCTTCAGGTGCTGGGTGAAGGCGGGCAGGCCGTGCTCCTACTTCCGGGTGGGGGCGAAGCCGTCGACGGGTTCTTCCCAGGGCTGGTCGAGGGGCTGATCGCTGAACCGGGCTGCCGCGTCATCCTCTACGACCGGCCGGGCACCGCAGCATCAGAGGTCGGCGGCGGACTGGCCGACGCAACCGACGCGATCCACACCGTGCTCACCGGTCTGTCCGTCGGACCCGTCGTCGTGATCGGTCAGAGCCTCGGCGGTGCTGTCGCAATGCTACTGGCCCGCGATCATCCCGAGGACGTCGCCGGGCTCGTACTACTCGATCCGACACCCGTCAACGATGTGAAGCTCGCGAGGCAGGTGGAGCGAACAGCCTCGGTAACAGCGGCACTCTCGAAAGCGCCGGGCCTCGGCCGGGCCCTCAGGGCACTGCTGCGCAGCAGCGCCACCCGTTCGGCGACACGCCATTCCATGACTCCAGCGGCGCGAGCCGCTGCTCTCACCATTGCCGACGTCGACCTCCCACGACTCAGCGCAGCCGCCACCGGCCTCGAACGCATCGCGCAGAGCTTCACTGCGACGCAGCTTCCCCTGGTACCAGCAGCTGTCGTGACCGCAGACCGCAGACCCGGATCTTCCCTGCGGCGCGCGCACCAGCGAGTAGCGGCTGCCCTCGACACACCCCTGGTGTCGTGGCCCGGCGCCGTACACGAGGTCCACCTCAGCCACGAGCGGGAAGTGCTCGCCGTCTCACGCACGGTCGTACGATCCGTCATCGCGGCCTAG
- a CDS encoding succinate dehydrogenase hydrophobic membrane anchor subunit, with product MSTPRNDGTRAPIRAPRSRSMTGSNFELIAWLFMRWSGALLVVLIFVHLFVNLVLGDGINQIDFAFVAGKWAHPFWQWFDLIMLWLAMLHGTNGLRVIINDYTDTARTRMMLKAVLYTCTAVIIALGSLVIFTFDPCPVGASPSTLPALCSAGPP from the coding sequence ATGAGCACGCCCCGAAACGACGGCACAAGGGCCCCCATCAGGGCACCCCGCAGCCGATCGATGACAGGAAGCAACTTCGAGCTGATCGCATGGCTTTTCATGCGCTGGTCCGGCGCCCTCCTGGTCGTGCTGATCTTCGTGCACCTCTTCGTGAACCTCGTGCTCGGCGACGGGATCAACCAAATCGACTTCGCCTTCGTCGCCGGCAAATGGGCACACCCCTTCTGGCAATGGTTCGACCTGATCATGCTCTGGCTGGCCATGCTCCACGGCACCAACGGGCTTCGCGTCATCATCAACGACTACACCGACACCGCCCGGACACGCATGATGCTCAAAGCCGTGCTCTACACCTGCACCGCGGTCATCATCGCACTCGGTTCCCTGGTCATCTTCACCTTCGACCCCTGCCCCGTCGGAGCTTCCCCGAGCACGCTTCCCGCGCTGTGCTCGGCCGGACCACCCTAG